A genomic stretch from Chitinophagaceae bacterium includes:
- a CDS encoding DNA polymerase III subunit gamma/tau, protein MDKFIVSARKYRPQTFDTVVGQSHITTTLKNAISHNQLAHAFLFCGPRGVGKTTCARILAKTINCENLQPNGEACDVCVSCRTFNEGTSLNIHELDAASNNSVDDIRSLIEQVRFAPQMGKYKVYIIDEVHMLSSSAFNAFLKTLEEPPSYAIFILATTEKHKILPTILSRCQIFDFKRITSNDTVDHLQEIVDKEEIKAEKAALQVIAQKSEGCMRDALSIMDKIVSFTNGELTYQNTLEHLNILDADYFFKLLDAMQQQQLADAMLLFDDINRKGFEGDMVLNAMSEFFRNLLVCKDEKVANLLEVVESFKDKYISAAKKTSASWIISALNLLNESEINYKQARNKRLHVELALIKLTYLQQAIDLTSDKKKVTDKAKAVQFRALKPMSVGEVLNVENKTQQTGAAKLIIEEPKQSYQPSSFVKTPADKQAATTAKPQTANAVTGSGVKGGLSRIRQKISDDNNLVSTQSKPIEAEQLSIAWQEYILKLKTAQKHSVVSTMEMMECKMKSEEIFEVICYGNIQLGFLKQEKTPLLEHIQHFFHNPSINIHVDLIEAPEENNPVDRPLSTKEQFMKMSEKYPLVKELKDRLGMELDY, encoded by the coding sequence ATGGATAAATTCATTGTTTCGGCACGCAAGTACAGACCCCAGACTTTTGATACGGTTGTGGGGCAGAGTCATATCACCACCACGCTCAAAAATGCCATCAGCCACAACCAGCTGGCCCATGCGTTTTTGTTCTGCGGTCCGAGGGGTGTGGGCAAAACCACCTGTGCCCGTATCCTTGCCAAAACCATCAACTGTGAAAACTTACAGCCTAATGGTGAAGCCTGCGATGTGTGTGTAAGCTGCCGTACGTTCAATGAAGGAACCTCACTCAATATTCATGAACTCGATGCTGCCAGTAACAACTCGGTGGATGATATCCGTTCGCTGATTGAGCAGGTTCGTTTTGCTCCGCAGATGGGCAAATACAAAGTGTATATCATTGATGAGGTACACATGCTCAGCTCCAGTGCCTTCAATGCATTTCTGAAAACACTGGAAGAACCACCTTCTTATGCCATTTTTATTTTAGCCACTACCGAGAAACATAAAATTCTGCCAACCATTTTAAGCCGTTGCCAGATCTTCGATTTCAAACGTATTACCAGTAACGATACGGTTGATCACCTGCAGGAAATTGTAGATAAGGAAGAGATCAAAGCAGAGAAAGCAGCTTTACAGGTAATTGCACAAAAGAGCGAAGGCTGTATGCGTGATGCGCTGAGCATCATGGATAAGATCGTAAGCTTTACCAATGGCGAATTGACTTACCAGAATACATTGGAGCATCTGAATATTTTAGATGCTGATTATTTTTTCAAATTGCTCGATGCGATGCAGCAACAGCAACTGGCTGATGCGATGCTGCTGTTTGATGATATCAACCGAAAAGGTTTTGAAGGTGATATGGTGCTGAATGCAATGAGTGAATTTTTCAGGAACCTGCTGGTTTGTAAAGATGAAAAAGTAGCCAACCTGTTAGAGGTTGTTGAAAGCTTCAAAGACAAATACATTTCTGCTGCAAAAAAGACATCTGCTTCATGGATCATCAGTGCATTGAACCTGCTGAATGAATCAGAGATCAATTACAAACAGGCACGCAATAAACGTTTACATGTTGAACTGGCGCTGATAAAACTCACTTACCTGCAACAGGCCATCGACCTTACATCTGATAAAAAAAAAGTAACTGATAAAGCAAAGGCGGTTCAGTTCAGGGCATTGAAGCCGATGAGTGTTGGTGAAGTGCTGAACGTGGAAAATAAAACGCAGCAAACAGGTGCTGCTAAATTGATCATTGAAGAGCCGAAGCAAAGCTATCAGCCATCCTCCTTCGTTAAAACTCCTGCGGACAAGCAAGCTGCAACAACTGCAAAACCACAAACTGCAAACGCTGTAACCGGCAGTGGAGTAAAAGGTGGTCTTTCAAGAATCCGTCAGAAAATTTCAGACGATAACAATCTTGTCAGCACTCAATCAAAACCAATAGAAGCTGAACAGTTAAGCATTGCCTGGCAGGAATATATTCTGAAATTAAAAACGGCTCAGAAACATTCAGTTGTTTCCACCATGGAAATGATGGAATGTAAAATGAAAAGCGAAGAAATATTTGAAGTAATCTGTTACGGAAATATTCAGCTCGGCTTTTTGAAACAGGAAAAAACTCCGCTGCTGGAACATATTCAGCATTTCTTTCATAATCCTTCCATCAATATTCATGTAGATTTGATTGAAGCACCGGAAGAAAATAACCCGGTTGACCGTCCGCTTTCAACAAAAGAACAGTTCATGAAGATGTCGGAAAAATATCCGCTGGTAAAGGAATTAAAAGACCGGCTGGGGATGGAGCTTGATTATTAA
- a CDS encoding 2-oxo acid dehydrogenase subunit E2, with product MAEVIRMPLLSDTMTEGKIVKWNKQVGDKVKSDDVLADVETDKATMEVVGYADGTLLYIGVPEGKAAQINEIIAIVGKDGEDYKGLLDGPAASAPAASTPAPAATETAAAPAGADADALAKSLGVTVIRMPLLSDTMTEGKIVVWNKKVGDSVKADESLADVETDKATMEVVPYADGTLLFTGVEAGSAAKINEVIAIIGKAGTDINGLLGALKNTGAAKPQTVAAATASAPAATETPEATASSSSTNGRLKASPLAKKIAADKGIDLKAVHGSGDGGRIIKKDIDNYSPAAASTSTSLSTPAKSSSTPPLTAFTPGAGEGFVDTPNGSMRKTIARRLGESLFTAPHFYLTMELNMDNAMAARTQLNAVSPVKISFQDIMIKACAMALRKHPAVNSSWMGEFIRTYNHIHIGSAVAVEQGLIVPVFKFADQKSLSQIAQEANGLYDKARTGKLQPQEFSGNTFTISNLGMMDIEDFTAIINPPDSCILAVGKIKEIVIKKADGNFGTTNVMKVTLSCDHRSVDGAVGASFLQTLKKFIENPVTMLV from the coding sequence ATGGCCGAAGTAATACGTATGCCGCTGTTGAGTGATACCATGACCGAAGGAAAAATTGTGAAATGGAACAAACAGGTGGGCGACAAAGTAAAAAGCGACGATGTGCTTGCTGATGTAGAAACCGACAAAGCCACGATGGAAGTGGTTGGTTATGCCGATGGTACCTTATTATATATTGGTGTGCCTGAAGGAAAAGCAGCGCAGATCAATGAAATCATTGCCATTGTTGGTAAGGATGGCGAAGATTATAAAGGTTTGCTCGATGGCCCTGCTGCATCAGCTCCGGCCGCAAGTACTCCTGCCCCTGCTGCAACCGAAACAGCCGCTGCTCCCGCAGGTGCTGATGCTGACGCACTGGCCAAAAGCCTTGGTGTTACAGTTATCCGCATGCCATTGTTGAGTGATACAATGACCGAAGGGAAAATTGTTGTCTGGAATAAAAAGGTTGGTGATTCAGTAAAAGCAGATGAAAGTCTGGCTGATGTTGAAACCGATAAAGCTACCATGGAAGTGGTTCCTTATGCTGACGGCACTTTGTTATTTACAGGCGTTGAAGCAGGCTCTGCTGCTAAAATAAATGAAGTGATTGCTATTATAGGTAAAGCAGGTACAGATATCAATGGATTATTAGGTGCATTGAAAAATACAGGAGCTGCAAAACCACAAACAGTTGCTGCCGCAACAGCAAGTGCTCCCGCAGCAACTGAAACGCCAGAAGCTACTGCTTCTTCATCTTCTACTAACGGAAGATTAAAAGCATCTCCCTTAGCCAAAAAAATTGCTGCCGATAAAGGCATTGATCTGAAGGCAGTACATGGCAGTGGCGATGGCGGAAGAATCATTAAAAAAGATATTGATAATTACTCTCCTGCTGCTGCAAGTACTTCAACTTCGCTCAGTACTCCTGCAAAAAGCAGTTCGACTCCGCCGCTCACTGCTTTTACGCCGGGTGCCGGTGAAGGTTTTGTTGATACACCAAACGGAAGCATGCGTAAAACCATTGCCCGCCGTTTGGGTGAAAGTCTGTTCACTGCTCCGCATTTCTATTTAACCATGGAGCTGAACATGGATAATGCCATGGCTGCACGTACACAGTTAAATGCTGTGAGCCCTGTGAAGATCAGCTTCCAGGATATCATGATCAAAGCATGTGCAATGGCTTTGCGTAAACATCCTGCTGTAAACAGTTCATGGATGGGTGAATTTATCCGCACATACAATCATATTCATATTGGCAGTGCCGTTGCAGTTGAGCAGGGATTAATTGTTCCTGTATTCAAATTTGCTGATCAAAAATCATTGAGCCAGATTGCACAGGAAGCAAATGGTTTGTATGATAAAGCAAGAACAGGAAAACTGCAGCCACAGGAATTCAGCGGTAATACATTTACGATTTCGAATTTAGGTATGATGGACATTGAAGATTTCACTGCCATCATCAACCCTCCTGACAGCTGTATTCTTGCTGTTGGTAAAATCAAAGAGATCGTTATTAAAAAAGCTGATGGAAACTTTGGAACAACCAATGTTATGAAAGTAACCCTGAGTTGCGATCACCGCAGTGTGGATGGTGCAGTTGGTGCAAGCTTCTTACAAACACTGAAGAAGTTTATTGAGAACCCTGTAACCATGCTCGTTTAA
- a CDS encoding type III polyketide synthase — MSKIISIGTAVPAFKHAQKDILQFMQQVYALDAVESRKLKFLYHQSGIETRYSAIPDYSQQINEWKFYPHSENMEPFPNIEHRMNWYNRHAPQLSVDAIRNCIEHKIHSHEITHLITVSCTGMSAPGLDLMVTDMLDLPKTIFRTSINFMGCYAAIHAMKLADAICKTELNAKVMIVCTELCTLHFQKDPSPDSITSTLLFADGSAAALIVHDEDEHEGLHLKSFYSEIVAKGKRDMAWELSSTGFLMTLSGYIPDLIEEDFEPLVGRALQHAGLDKKQVSNWCIHPGGKRIVDSIHKSLHLTNGELDSSYKVLKEYGNMSSATILFVLKEIMESTDRKKDQMIFGAAFGPGLTMETFTASAHA; from the coding sequence TTGAGTAAGATCATTTCTATTGGCACAGCCGTTCCGGCATTTAAACATGCACAGAAAGATATTCTGCAGTTTATGCAGCAGGTATATGCACTGGATGCAGTTGAAAGCAGGAAACTGAAATTCCTGTATCATCAGAGTGGTATTGAAACCCGTTATTCTGCCATTCCCGATTACAGTCAGCAGATAAATGAATGGAAGTTTTATCCGCACAGTGAAAACATGGAACCGTTTCCTAACATTGAACACCGGATGAACTGGTATAACAGGCATGCACCGCAGTTATCAGTTGATGCTATCCGTAACTGCATTGAACATAAAATTCACAGTCATGAAATCACGCATCTCATTACCGTCAGTTGTACCGGCATGAGTGCACCCGGACTTGATTTAATGGTAACGGACATGCTGGATCTGCCAAAAACAATCTTCCGTACTTCCATCAATTTCATGGGTTGTTATGCAGCCATTCATGCAATGAAGCTGGCAGATGCCATTTGCAAAACAGAACTGAATGCAAAAGTGATGATTGTTTGTACTGAGCTATGTACACTGCATTTTCAAAAAGATCCCAGTCCTGATAGTATCACTTCTACCCTGTTGTTTGCTGATGGAAGTGCTGCCGCATTAATTGTTCACGACGAAGATGAGCATGAGGGACTGCATTTAAAAAGTTTTTACAGTGAAATTGTTGCCAAAGGAAAACGAGATATGGCATGGGAACTTTCTTCTACCGGTTTTTTAATGACGCTGAGCGGATATATTCCCGATTTGATTGAAGAAGATTTTGAACCATTGGTGGGCCGTGCTTTACAGCATGCTGGATTAGATAAAAAACAAGTCAGCAACTGGTGCATTCATCCCGGCGGCAAACGCATTGTTGATTCGATTCATAAAAGCTTACATCTTACAAATGGCGAACTGGATTCAAGTTATAAAGTACTGAAAGAATATGGCAACATGTCTTCGGCCACTATTTTATTTGTGCTGAAAGAAATCATGGAATCAACAGATCGCAAAAAAGATCAAATGATTTTTGGAGCAGCATTCGGACCGGGATTAACCATGGAAACTTTTACAGCCTCAGCACATGCCTGA
- a CDS encoding phosphatase PAP2 family protein — protein MRLRLVLALLFGSVAASAQDTLAVADSTTIQSVKKNSRAIKPVTYIIPAAMITYGFIALESKPLIQLDQNIKQTIWDKNPHKTTGIDDYTGFVPIVAVYALNMAGVKGKHNFVDRTLLLGLSYALAGAIVTPVKHLTHKFRPDGSNRLSFPSGHTSQAFVSAEFLRMEYKDVSPWYGVAGYTVAAATGCLRMYNNKHWMSDVIAGAGVGILSVQFVYWVYPKLKQNFTRNKNGTAMIVPYYRDKEGGLLCIVHLR, from the coding sequence ATGAGATTACGATTGGTTCTTGCTTTACTGTTTGGCTCTGTTGCTGCTTCGGCACAGGACACATTAGCTGTTGCTGACAGTACAACCATTCAATCAGTAAAAAAGAACAGCAGGGCAATCAAACCTGTTACTTATATCATTCCTGCTGCCATGATCACTTATGGTTTTATTGCATTAGAAAGCAAACCGCTGATACAACTCGATCAAAATATCAAACAAACAATATGGGATAAGAATCCGCACAAAACAACAGGGATTGATGACTATACAGGATTTGTTCCCATTGTTGCCGTTTATGCATTGAACATGGCGGGTGTAAAAGGCAAACATAATTTTGTTGACAGAACATTATTACTGGGATTGAGTTATGCACTTGCTGGTGCGATTGTTACTCCTGTTAAACATCTAACCCATAAATTTCGGCCAGATGGCTCAAACAGACTGTCGTTCCCTTCAGGTCATACCAGCCAGGCATTTGTATCAGCAGAATTTTTACGGATGGAATATAAAGATGTTTCTCCCTGGTATGGAGTTGCCGGTTATACTGTAGCAGCAGCAACCGGTTGTTTACGGATGTACAATAACAAACACTGGATGAGTGATGTAATTGCCGGTGCAGGTGTGGGGATTCTTTCTGTACAGTTTGTTTATTGGGTGTATCCGAAGCTGAAACAGAATTTTACCCGGAACAAAAACGGAACAGCTATGATTGTTCCCTACTACCGGGATAAAGAAGGCGGGTTGCTTTGTATCGTGCATTTAAGATAA
- a CDS encoding ribonuclease H-like YkuK family protein, whose protein sequence is MNWRRFNGEQIRLPIKDEVRSAIIRETEKGFRLKVCIGTDSQVKGSETEFATVIVFLREGRGGFMFIHNEKTKQRYSIKERMLVEVARSIEIAYELCDLFTEYDVDMEVHADINTNPHFKSNEALREAMGYILGMGFAFKAKPEAFASSSCANKIVN, encoded by the coding sequence ATGAACTGGAGACGATTCAATGGCGAACAAATCAGGCTTCCGATCAAAGATGAAGTTCGCTCTGCCATTATCAGGGAAACAGAAAAAGGGTTTCGCTTAAAAGTTTGCATTGGTACCGACAGCCAGGTAAAAGGAAGCGAAACAGAATTTGCAACAGTAATTGTTTTCTTACGTGAAGGCCGTGGCGGCTTTATGTTTATTCACAATGAAAAAACAAAACAGCGTTATTCTATTAAGGAACGTATGCTGGTGGAAGTTGCCCGGAGCATTGAAATTGCGTATGAACTGTGCGATCTGTTTACAGAGTATGATGTTGACATGGAAGTACATGCCGACATTAACACCAATCCGCATTTCAAAAGCAACGAAGCCCTGCGTGAAGCAATGGGTTATATCCTGGGAATGGGCTTTGCATTCAAAGCCAAACCTGAAGCTTTTGCCAGCAGCAGCTGTGCCAACAAAATTGTAAACTGA
- a CDS encoding DUF2157 domain-containing protein: MNTQLLEQLHNEGLVTDSSFEKIKEAEAKQLFSIHWEIKTLLYLGVLLLSGGLGILIYKNIDTIGHQAILAFIAAVCAGAFYYCVKTKLPFSTAKVESPNVYFDYVLLLGCLTFVSFIAYLQFQYNVFGTRYGLATFFPMLVLFFSAYFFDHLGVLSLAITNLAAWIGITVTPSQLLRVNDFNSSTIIYSGLFLGAVLIALAFISKQKKWKHHFEFTYANFGTHVLFISCLSAMFQFDSIYLVWFLLLAGLAFFSYTRSMQTKSFYFLLVTTLYTYIGISYVAIRFLISIGGYDMGPVYLGLLYFIMSGIGLVLFLISSNRKIKAL, encoded by the coding sequence ATGAATACACAGCTGTTGGAGCAACTCCACAATGAAGGACTGGTTACAGACAGTTCTTTTGAAAAGATAAAAGAAGCTGAGGCCAAACAATTATTTTCCATACACTGGGAAATTAAAACACTGTTATACCTCGGTGTATTATTACTGAGCGGCGGACTCGGCATTTTAATTTATAAAAATATTGATACCATCGGTCACCAGGCCATCCTTGCATTCATTGCTGCAGTTTGCGCAGGTGCTTTTTATTATTGTGTAAAGACGAAACTGCCTTTTTCAACTGCCAAAGTTGAATCGCCCAATGTATATTTTGATTATGTACTGCTGCTGGGCTGTTTAACCTTTGTGAGCTTTATCGCTTACCTGCAGTTTCAATACAATGTGTTTGGTACTCGTTACGGGCTGGCTACTTTCTTCCCTATGCTGGTATTGTTTTTCTCTGCTTACTTCTTTGATCATTTGGGTGTGTTAAGTTTAGCCATTACCAACTTAGCTGCATGGATCGGTATTACTGTTACACCATCTCAGCTATTACGTGTCAATGATTTCAACAGCAGCACCATTATTTATTCAGGTTTATTCCTGGGAGCGGTACTGATTGCACTGGCATTTATTTCAAAACAGAAAAAATGGAAACATCATTTTGAATTTACCTATGCCAACTTCGGTACACATGTTTTGTTTATTTCCTGCCTCTCGGCCATGTTTCAGTTCGACAGCATCTATTTAGTCTGGTTTCTGTTACTGGCTGGACTTGCTTTTTTTTCTTATACGAGATCAATGCAGACAAAGTCTTTTTACTTTTTATTAGTAACTACACTATATACCTATATCGGCATCAGTTATGTGGCTATCAGGTTCCTGATTTCAATTGGCGGATATGATATGGGGCCGGTCTATCTTGGCTTACTATATTTTATTATGTCCGGAATTGGTCTTGTATTATTCCTCATCAGCAGTAACAGAAAAATAAAAGCACTATGA
- a CDS encoding META domain-containing protein, whose protein sequence is MKLFVPALFLLLLISSCKKQDPDTVLTGTWKLTEVIDRSTSSSQFPPTSASSYLSITFQSDGTYFGNTLVNTFSDGTYQIIDSSKVNFGSFSMTKINEDNFGRGLLTVLMSCGLQSVHPCVPSQYTITGRRLYIKSAMRYDLVLEKM, encoded by the coding sequence GTGAAACTGTTTGTTCCTGCATTGTTCCTTTTGCTGCTGATCAGTTCCTGTAAAAAGCAGGACCCAGATACTGTATTGACCGGTACATGGAAGTTGACCGAAGTTATTGACAGGTCAACCTCTAGCAGCCAGTTTCCTCCAACATCAGCCAGCAGCTATCTTTCCATTACATTCCAGAGCGACGGAACTTATTTCGGCAATACGTTGGTGAATACATTCAGCGACGGAACTTATCAAATCATCGACAGCAGCAAAGTGAACTTCGGCAGTTTTTCCATGACCAAAATAAATGAAGATAATTTTGGGAGAGGTTTATTAACGGTGCTGATGTCATGTGGTCTGCAATCAGTTCACCCATGCGTACCATCACAATATACCATTACCGGGAGGAGATTATACATCAAGTCGGCGATGCGTTATGATCTTGTTCTTGAGAAAATGTAA
- a CDS encoding CoA-binding protein → MKKKTLVLGASDNPQRYSYLAINSLRKKGHDVVGIGRHKGIVSDVDIQTEKIPLEEVDTVTLYLNPVHQKDYYDYILSLKPKRIIFNPGAENEELSQLAVENNVQKIIQPV, encoded by the coding sequence ATGAAAAAGAAAACCCTTGTTCTTGGTGCATCAGATAATCCGCAGCGGTACAGCTATCTTGCAATTAACAGTTTGCGTAAAAAAGGTCATGATGTAGTCGGTATTGGCCGTCACAAGGGGATTGTTTCTGATGTTGATATTCAAACAGAAAAAATCCCTCTTGAAGAAGTGGATACTGTTACACTTTATCTCAATCCTGTTCATCAAAAAGATTACTACGATTATATCCTTTCATTAAAACCTAAACGCATCATTTTTAATCCGGGTGCTGAAAATGAAGAGCTGAGTCAATTAGCTGTTGAGAACAATGTTCAAAAAATTATTCAGCCGGTTTGA
- a CDS encoding methyltransferase domain-containing protein: MPDFSQRSYQKELLDRDDIPFEDIKQNMKELDFINTYLGGHQITITGLQLFLRKTTAQQITICEIGCGGGDNLSAIRKWCSRKNIAVKLIGIDINPNCIAYAKSRKENTGIKFITSDYRSVHFTEKPDILFSSLFCHHFTDEELQQQFVWMKEQAKLGSFVNDLHRHFLAYHSIKILSRIFSKSYLVKNDAPLSVLRGFSKEELQNILQKAAVHSVQLNWKWAFRWLLIFHNE; encoded by the coding sequence ATGCCTGATTTCTCCCAACGATCATACCAGAAAGAATTACTCGACAGGGATGACATTCCGTTTGAAGACATCAAACAGAATATGAAGGAACTGGATTTTATTAATACCTATCTCGGGGGCCATCAAATCACAATCACTGGGCTTCAACTCTTTCTCAGGAAAACAACTGCACAACAAATTACGATCTGCGAAATTGGATGCGGTGGTGGTGATAATTTAAGTGCAATCCGGAAATGGTGTTCAAGGAAAAATATTGCAGTAAAGCTGATTGGTATTGACATCAATCCAAATTGTATTGCTTACGCCAAATCGAGAAAAGAAAATACTGGGATTAAATTCATAACATCTGATTACAGATCAGTACACTTTACAGAGAAACCGGATATCTTATTTTCCTCTTTATTCTGCCATCATTTTACTGATGAAGAATTGCAGCAGCAATTCGTCTGGATGAAAGAACAGGCAAAACTTGGCTCTTTTGTGAATGATCTGCACCGTCATTTTTTAGCTTACCACTCCATAAAGATATTGAGCCGCATTTTTTCAAAATCCTATCTTGTAAAGAATGATGCACCCTTAAGCGTATTGAGAGGTTTTTCAAAAGAAGAATTACAAAACATTCTGCAAAAAGCTGCTGTACATTCAGTTCAATTAAACTGGAAATGGGCTTTCAGATGGCTGCTGATCTTTCATAATGAGTAA
- a CDS encoding MarR family transcriptional regulator, which translates to MKLSEAKQQFISTWGAMGTHWGINRTMAQVHALLMISPDPLTQDDVMAQLNISRGNVNMNVRDLIDWGLVDRVIISGERKEYFTAEKDIWKVATQIIKERKKRELDPMMKLMDQLSKVDGDKKDKDVKTFIDTINGIKKFGAHADSMLDVLVKSDESWFLSTALKLFK; encoded by the coding sequence ATGAAATTATCTGAAGCCAAACAGCAGTTCATCAGCACATGGGGCGCTATGGGTACACATTGGGGAATCAACCGCACAATGGCGCAGGTACATGCATTGCTCATGATCAGTCCTGACCCTTTAACACAGGACGATGTAATGGCGCAGCTCAATATCAGTCGGGGTAATGTAAACATGAATGTGAGGGATTTAATTGATTGGGGCCTGGTAGATCGTGTTATCATTTCGGGGGAAAGAAAAGAATACTTCACTGCAGAAAAAGATATCTGGAAAGTAGCAACACAGATCATCAAGGAAAGAAAGAAAAGAGAGCTTGACCCGATGATGAAACTGATGGATCAGTTAAGTAAAGTGGATGGCGATAAAAAAGATAAAGATGTAAAAACATTTATTGATACAATTAATGGGATCAAAAAATTTGGTGCACATGCAGACAGTATGCTGGATGTTTTGGTGAAGAGTGATGAGAGCTGGTTTTTGAGTACTGCACTGAAACTGTTTAAATAA
- a CDS encoding UbiA prenyltransferase family protein, with protein sequence MPVYFFALTQLVNINWTRAILIFVILHVLVYPSSNGYNSYMDRDDTPIGGLKKPLQPTKQLFYVTVFMDLLVIGLSFFISPWFALGTLIYITASRMYSYRGIRLKKYPLAGYLTVITFQGALVFWMVYHGSHEMLKTSMPLAAMIAASLLIGGFYPLTQIYQHKQDLDDGVKTISYKLGYKKTFLFCAFIYSVAMLLVGYVFFSSLMIREFFVLLIFFLPILVYFFWWAAKVWKTEAAADFLNTMRMNILASICTNAAFITVLIMNQFE encoded by the coding sequence ATGCCCGTATATTTCTTTGCACTAACGCAATTGGTAAACATCAACTGGACAAGAGCCATCCTCATCTTTGTTATTCTGCATGTACTGGTTTATCCTTCCAGTAACGGGTACAACAGTTATATGGACAGAGATGATACTCCTATTGGAGGATTAAAAAAACCTTTACAGCCAACCAAACAATTATTTTATGTAACGGTTTTCATGGATCTACTGGTAATTGGTTTAAGTTTCTTCATCAGTCCCTGGTTTGCATTGGGAACATTAATTTATATCACTGCTTCAAGGATGTACAGTTACCGTGGTATCAGGTTAAAGAAATATCCTTTGGCCGGTTATCTTACTGTAATCACATTCCAGGGTGCTTTGGTTTTCTGGATGGTATATCATGGCAGTCATGAAATGCTAAAAACATCCATGCCTCTTGCAGCAATGATTGCCGCCAGTTTATTGATTGGTGGTTTTTATCCGCTCACACAAATTTATCAGCATAAACAGGATCTGGACGATGGAGTAAAAACGATCAGCTATAAATTAGGTTATAAAAAAACATTCCTGTTTTGTGCATTCATATATTCTGTTGCTATGCTGTTAGTTGGTTATGTATTTTTTTCATCGCTTATGATCAGAGAGTTTTTTGTTTTGCTCATCTTTTTCCTGCCCATTCTCGTATATTTCTTTTGGTGGGCAGCAAAGGTTTGGAAAACAGAAGCTGCGGCTGATTTTTTGAATACCATGCGTATGAATATTCTGGCAAGCATCTGCACCAATGCTGCATTTATCACCGTATTAATAATGAATCAGTTTGAGTAA
- a CDS encoding TetR/AcrR family transcriptional regulator: MEIKERQLEIIEAAGEILTEAGIAGLTTKNLAAKMGFGESALYRHFKGKEEIIVTMLQYLAADMDKRLTACTVKLDNPVEKLKAVFSNQFDFFQKHPHFLVAVFSEGLLEESKKINVAIMEIMATKRKHLLPIIKQGQLEGIIETSATAEDILHIIMGSFRLHMLQWRMTDFSFDVKKKGNKLMDSILTLIKI, from the coding sequence ATGGAAATTAAAGAACGACAATTAGAAATTATTGAGGCGGCTGGAGAAATTCTTACAGAAGCCGGGATTGCAGGGCTTACTACAAAAAACCTTGCAGCCAAGATGGGTTTTGGAGAGAGTGCCCTTTATCGGCATTTTAAAGGAAAAGAAGAAATCATCGTTACTATGCTTCAATACCTTGCTGCAGATATGGATAAACGGCTTACTGCCTGTACAGTAAAACTAGATAACCCTGTGGAAAAGCTGAAAGCTGTATTTAGCAACCAGTTTGATTTTTTTCAAAAACATCCACATTTCCTGGTTGCTGTATTTTCAGAAGGCCTGCTGGAAGAAAGCAAAAAAATCAATGTAGCTATTATGGAAATCATGGCGACAAAAAGAAAACATCTGTTACCAATTATTAAGCAGGGGCAATTAGAAGGAATTATTGAAACATCAGCTACGGCAGAAGATATATTGCATATCATCATGGGAAGCTTCAGGCTGCACATGCTGCAATGGCGAATGACAGATTTCTCCTTCGATGTAAAGAAAAAAGGGAATAAACTGATGGATAGTATTTTGACTTTAATAAAAATATAA